From a region of the Thermomonas sp. HDW16 genome:
- a CDS encoding M23 family metallopeptidase, translated as MGAVLAVGVLLGAGGRSVVGLAQVEAMQAADASRQAELDRVRREAQHEVNALAARLAELQAQANRLNALGARLTQAGQLQDGEFEFDKPVGQGGAGRASDMPPAELRQRLAALEGQYRDADTQLTVLESLLFNRALDRNAMPSRDPIANSYITSGFGGRADPFGGGHQFHKGIDFEADVGDPVLAVADGVISYSGVRSGYGNVVEIDHGNGYVTRYAHNSRLERSVGDLVRSGQEIAKAGSTGRSTGAHVHFEVWQDGVVVNPRKFLGHNDALARHGPTRG; from the coding sequence ATGGGCGCCGTGTTGGCGGTGGGCGTGCTGTTGGGTGCCGGTGGCCGCAGCGTCGTCGGCCTGGCCCAGGTCGAAGCGATGCAGGCCGCCGACGCCAGCCGCCAAGCCGAACTGGACAGGGTGCGCCGTGAGGCCCAGCACGAAGTGAATGCGCTAGCCGCACGCTTGGCCGAGCTGCAGGCCCAAGCCAACCGTTTGAACGCACTGGGCGCGCGCTTGACCCAGGCCGGCCAGCTGCAGGACGGTGAATTCGAATTCGACAAGCCGGTGGGCCAAGGTGGCGCCGGCCGCGCCAGCGACATGCCACCGGCCGAATTGCGCCAACGCCTGGCCGCACTGGAAGGCCAGTACCGTGATGCCGACACCCAACTGACGGTGCTGGAATCGCTACTGTTCAACCGTGCGCTGGATCGCAATGCGATGCCCTCGCGCGATCCGATCGCGAACAGCTACATCACCTCCGGCTTCGGCGGCCGCGCCGATCCGTTCGGCGGCGGCCACCAGTTCCACAAAGGCATCGATTTCGAAGCCGACGTGGGCGATCCGGTGCTGGCGGTGGCCGATGGCGTGATCAGCTATTCGGGCGTTCGTTCCGGTTACGGCAACGTGGTCGAGATCGACCACGGCAACGGCTACGTGACCCGCTACGCGCACAACTCCCGCCTTGAGCGCAGCGTGGGCGACCTGGTCCGCAGCGGCCAGGAGATCGCCAAGGCTGGTTCCACCGGACGATCCACCGGCGCGCACGTGCATTTCGAGGTCTGGCAGGACGGCGTGGTGGTCAACCCGCGCAAGTTCCTGGGTCACAACGACGCACTGGCGCGTCACGGGCCGACGCGCGGCTGA
- a CDS encoding DciA family protein has translation MPSSRPSSPSDPRGALQALLTEASGDTLRRAQWLDTVDQLLRPHLPPGLAAHARLANVRGDMLVFVVDAPVWHAKLRLATRELVDAARSVGLDVTGLSVKTTLQPLRPLAPAARTAPPMSAAGQSQLEAALALLRSDDAKGAEAGHKAGARRTRKAPTEPTSGAS, from the coding sequence ATGCCTAGTTCGCGGCCCTCATCTCCGTCCGACCCCCGCGGCGCGCTGCAAGCGCTGCTCACGGAAGCCTCCGGCGACACCCTGCGCCGTGCCCAATGGCTCGACACGGTGGACCAGTTGTTGCGCCCCCACCTGCCGCCGGGTCTAGCCGCACATGCGCGGTTGGCGAACGTGCGTGGCGACATGCTCGTTTTCGTCGTCGATGCGCCGGTCTGGCATGCCAAGTTGCGGCTGGCCACGCGGGAACTGGTCGACGCCGCCCGCTCCGTCGGGCTCGATGTCACGGGGTTGAGCGTCAAGACGACCCTGCAACCGTTGCGACCGCTAGCGCCAGCCGCACGCACCGCACCACCAATGTCGGCGGCCGGCCAATCGCAATTGGAGGCTGCCCTTGCACTGCTGCGATCCGACGACGCCAAAGGCGCCGAAGCGGGCCACAAGGCCGGGGCACGAAGGACACGGAAAGCGCCCACGGAACCGACCAGCGGGGCATCCTAA
- the lpxC gene encoding UDP-3-O-acyl-N-acetylglucosamine deacetylase, with the protein MLRQRTLKNLIRATGVGLHSGDKVFLTLRPAPIDTGIVFRRADLDPVVEIPADANLVTETVLCTGLSKGAAKVQTVEHLLSALAGLGIDNAYIELTAPEVPIMDGSAGPFVFLLQSAGIAEQNAPKRFIRIKKPVEVRDGDKIARFEPYDGFRIGFTVEFKHPAIPASLSRAEVDFSTDAYVREVSRARTFGFMHDLEYMRERNLGLGGSMDNAIVLDEFRVLNEDGLRYADEFVRHKILDAVGDLYLAGHAVIGAFEGFKSGHALNNKLVRALLADVEAWDEVSFTDPVAAPPVLYGTAVPAT; encoded by the coding sequence ATGTTGCGCCAGCGCACCCTCAAGAACCTGATCCGCGCTACGGGCGTGGGCCTGCATAGCGGCGACAAGGTCTTCCTGACCCTGCGCCCGGCCCCGATCGACACCGGCATCGTGTTCCGTCGCGCCGACCTCGATCCCGTGGTCGAAATCCCGGCCGACGCCAACCTGGTCACCGAAACCGTGTTGTGCACCGGCCTGTCCAAGGGCGCGGCGAAGGTGCAGACCGTCGAGCACCTGCTGTCCGCGCTGGCGGGGCTCGGCATCGACAATGCCTATATCGAATTGACCGCGCCGGAAGTACCGATCATGGACGGTTCCGCCGGTCCATTCGTGTTCCTGCTGCAGTCCGCCGGCATTGCCGAGCAGAACGCGCCCAAGCGCTTCATCCGCATCAAGAAGCCCGTGGAAGTGCGCGATGGCGACAAGATCGCCCGTTTCGAACCGTACGACGGCTTCCGCATCGGCTTCACCGTCGAGTTCAAGCATCCGGCGATCCCGGCCTCGCTGTCGCGGGCCGAAGTGGACTTTTCCACCGATGCCTATGTCCGCGAAGTCAGCCGTGCCCGCACCTTCGGCTTCATGCACGACCTGGAATACATGCGCGAGCGCAACCTGGGCTTGGGCGGTTCGATGGACAATGCCATCGTGCTGGACGAATTCCGTGTCCTGAACGAGGACGGCCTGCGCTACGCCGACGAATTCGTCCGCCACAAGATTCTCGACGCGGTGGGCGACCTGTACCTGGCCGGGCACGCCGTGATCGGCGCGTTCGAGGGTTTCAAGTCCGGCCATGCGCTCAACAACAAGCTGGTGCGGGCCCTGTTGGCCGATGTCGAGGCCTGGGATGAGGTCAGTTTCACCGACCCGGTGGCTGCACCGCCGGTGCTTTACGGGACCGCCGTCCCAGCAACCTGA
- the ftsZ gene encoding cell division protein FtsZ, protein MAHFELVEKMAPNAVIKVVGVGGGGGNAVAHMVSSSVDGVEFITANTDSQAIKNCGAKTQLQLGGNVTKGLGAGANPEVGRQAALEDRETIIDALSGADMVFITAGMGGGTGTGAAPVVAQIAKELGILTVAVVTKPFPFEGRRRMQVALKGIEELSQHCDSLITIPNEKLITVLGRNATMIQAFRAANDVLLGAVQGIADLIVRPGLINVDFADVRTVMSEMGLAMMGTGSARGDDRAQAAAEGAIQNPLLDDVNLSGANGILVNITAGPDFTMAEFDEVGRTVEQFASEDATVVIGTVLDPEMQDEVRVTVVATGLNRASGRQSQPRDRHETSARFETGFDAPRRPQVQLIQGKRDGTTGMMIDEVADPFMPNPGLGIAGSLRRSAESAPAVAELPKDDYLDIPAFLRRQAD, encoded by the coding sequence ATGGCGCATTTCGAACTGGTTGAAAAGATGGCACCCAATGCGGTGATCAAGGTCGTTGGCGTGGGCGGTGGCGGCGGCAATGCCGTGGCGCACATGGTCAGCAGCAGCGTGGACGGCGTGGAATTCATCACCGCCAACACCGACTCGCAGGCGATCAAGAACTGCGGCGCGAAGACCCAGCTGCAACTAGGCGGCAACGTCACCAAGGGCCTGGGTGCGGGCGCGAACCCGGAAGTCGGCCGTCAGGCCGCACTGGAAGACCGCGAAACGATCATCGATGCGCTCAGCGGCGCGGACATGGTGTTCATCACCGCCGGCATGGGTGGCGGCACCGGTACCGGCGCGGCGCCGGTGGTGGCGCAGATCGCCAAGGAGCTCGGCATCCTGACCGTGGCCGTGGTCACCAAGCCGTTCCCGTTCGAAGGCCGCCGCCGCATGCAGGTGGCGCTGAAGGGCATCGAGGAACTGAGCCAGCACTGCGACTCGCTGATCACCATCCCGAATGAAAAGCTGATCACCGTGCTGGGCCGCAACGCCACCATGATCCAGGCGTTCCGTGCGGCGAACGATGTGCTGCTCGGCGCCGTACAGGGCATCGCCGACCTGATCGTGCGTCCGGGCCTGATCAACGTCGATTTCGCCGACGTGCGCACCGTCATGTCCGAAATGGGCCTGGCGATGATGGGCACCGGCAGCGCACGCGGCGACGACCGTGCCCAGGCTGCGGCCGAAGGCGCGATCCAGAACCCGCTGCTGGACGACGTCAATCTGTCCGGCGCCAACGGCATCCTGGTCAACATCACCGCCGGCCCGGACTTCACCATGGCCGAGTTCGACGAGGTGGGCCGCACCGTGGAACAGTTCGCTTCCGAAGACGCCACCGTGGTCATCGGTACCGTGCTGGATCCGGAGATGCAGGACGAAGTGCGCGTGACCGTAGTCGCCACCGGCCTCAATCGCGCCAGCGGCCGCCAGTCGCAGCCGCGTGATCGCCACGAGACCAGCGCCCGCTTCGAGACCGGCTTCGATGCCCCGCGTCGCCCGCAGGTGCAGCTGATCCAGGGCAAGCGCGACGGCACCACCGGCATGATGATCGACGAAGTGGCCGACCCGTTCATGCCGAACCCGGGTCTGGGCATTGCCGGCAGCCTGCGCCGCAGCGCTGAATCCGCGCCTGCGGTGGCCGAACTGCCGAAGGACGATTACCTGGATATCCCAGCCTTCCTGCGCCGCCAGGCGGATTGA
- the ftsA gene encoding cell division protein FtsA translates to MNRKGDKSLIVGLDIGTSKVTALVGEYAPGEPIEVIGIGSHESRGLRRGVVVDIDSTVQSIQRAVEEAELMAGCEVRSVYASISGNHVQCRNSQGIAPIRDGEVTYADLDRVLEAAKAVAIPADQKILHAIPRDYVLDDSQEGIRNPVGMSGVRLEVHAHLVVCAQSAAANISKCVQRCGLQVDDLVLSSLASSTAVLTPDERELGVVLVDMGAGTTDIAVFVQGAISHTASLPVAGDKVTEDIAHMLRTPTPEAEQIKVRYACALAQLARAEESIQVPSVGDRPPRRLPRHALAQAVQARYEEIFEMVQAELRRSGFEQLVRAGMVLTGGASKMEGVVELAEEMLQMPVRIGIPQHVTGLGEVVGNPVHATGVGLLLMGSQIENPRRSVLPSNKVGGLFGKLSKWYRGEF, encoded by the coding sequence ATGAACCGCAAGGGCGACAAGTCGCTGATCGTCGGCCTCGACATCGGCACCTCCAAGGTCACCGCACTGGTCGGCGAGTACGCGCCGGGCGAACCGATCGAGGTGATCGGGATCGGCTCGCACGAATCGCGCGGGCTGCGCCGCGGCGTGGTGGTCGATATCGATTCAACCGTGCAGTCGATCCAGCGTGCGGTGGAAGAAGCCGAACTGATGGCCGGCTGCGAAGTGCGCAGCGTGTATGCATCGATCAGCGGCAACCACGTGCAGTGCCGCAACTCGCAGGGCATCGCCCCGATCCGCGATGGCGAAGTGACTTATGCCGACCTCGACCGCGTGCTGGAAGCGGCCAAGGCGGTCGCCATCCCGGCCGACCAGAAGATCCTGCACGCGATCCCGCGCGACTACGTGCTGGACGATTCGCAGGAAGGCATCCGCAATCCCGTCGGCATGAGCGGCGTGCGGCTGGAGGTGCATGCGCACCTGGTGGTGTGCGCGCAGTCGGCGGCGGCCAACATCAGCAAGTGCGTGCAGCGCTGCGGCCTGCAGGTGGACGACCTGGTGCTGTCTTCGCTGGCCTCCAGCACCGCGGTGCTGACCCCGGACGAGCGCGAGCTCGGCGTGGTGCTGGTCGACATGGGCGCCGGTACCACCGACATCGCGGTGTTCGTGCAGGGCGCGATCAGCCACACCGCCAGCCTGCCGGTCGCAGGCGACAAGGTGACCGAGGACATCGCGCACATGCTGCGCACGCCCACGCCGGAAGCCGAGCAGATCAAGGTGCGTTACGCCTGCGCGCTGGCGCAACTGGCGCGCGCGGAAGAATCGATCCAGGTGCCCAGCGTCGGCGATCGTCCGCCGCGTCGCCTGCCGCGGCACGCGCTGGCGCAGGCGGTGCAGGCGCGCTACGAGGAAATCTTCGAGATGGTGCAGGCCGAACTGCGCCGCTCCGGCTTTGAGCAACTGGTGCGCGCCGGCATGGTGCTGACCGGCGGCGCTTCGAAGATGGAAGGCGTGGTCGAGCTGGCCGAGGAAATGCTGCAGATGCCGGTGCGCATCGGCATCCCGCAGCACGTCACAGGCCTTGGCGAAGTGGTCGGCAATCCGGTGCACGCCACCGGCGTCGGCTTGCTGCTGATGGGCAGCCAGATCGAGAACCCGAGGCGCTCGGTACTGCCCAGCAACAAGGTGGGCGGCCTGTTCGGCAAGTTGAGCAAGTGGTATCGCGGCGAGTTCTGA
- a CDS encoding cell division protein FtsQ/DivIB — protein MLRLLAWILAVALVVLPVVAVVNGWVGSTQFPLRTLRVQGDVQRVDEAQLRATVLPFVQRGFFAVQPNKIQAAVTALPWVERAEVRKHWPDILEVRISEHRPFARWGAEHLLSEQGRIFPAKDVKVPPGLPQLDGPESRAMDVVALYNQARERLANVGGVHGVALDTRGSWSITLNNGTEVVLGRNDPDIRLDRFAPLLPRLAAQHPGQRLARADLRYTNGFSLTWADLPKPPKAAASLPNPWPLRCATGLC, from the coding sequence ATGCTGCGACTGTTGGCGTGGATCCTGGCCGTGGCCTTGGTGGTGTTGCCGGTGGTGGCCGTGGTCAATGGCTGGGTGGGCAGCACGCAATTCCCGCTGCGCACCTTGCGCGTGCAGGGCGACGTTCAGCGGGTGGACGAAGCGCAGTTGCGCGCGACCGTGTTGCCGTTTGTACAGCGCGGCTTCTTCGCTGTGCAACCGAACAAGATCCAGGCGGCGGTCACCGCGCTGCCATGGGTCGAACGCGCGGAAGTGCGCAAGCACTGGCCGGACATCTTGGAAGTGCGGATCAGTGAACACCGCCCGTTCGCGCGCTGGGGCGCGGAGCACCTGCTGTCCGAGCAGGGCCGCATCTTCCCGGCGAAGGACGTGAAAGTGCCGCCCGGCTTGCCGCAGCTTGACGGCCCGGAATCGCGCGCGATGGACGTGGTGGCCCTCTACAACCAGGCGCGCGAACGGCTGGCGAACGTCGGCGGGGTGCATGGCGTGGCACTGGACACGCGCGGCAGCTGGTCGATCACGCTCAACAACGGCACCGAAGTGGTGCTTGGCCGCAACGATCCGGACATCCGCCTGGATCGCTTCGCGCCGTTGCTGCCGCGGTTGGCTGCGCAACACCCCGGCCAGCGCCTTGCGCGCGCCGACCTGCGCTACACGAACGGTTTTTCGCTGACCTGGGCCGACCTGCCGAAGCCACCGAAGGCCGCTGCATCGCTCCCCAACCCGTGGCCGCTTCGTTGCGCAACGGGTCTATGTTGA
- a CDS encoding D-alanine--D-alanine ligase: protein MSAHVFPPLRITDPRDFGRVAVLMGGSSAEREVSLNSGSNVLEALQSRGMDAHAVDGIPALLDALVHGKFDRVFNILHGGDGENGVLQGLLEGFEVPYTGPGVLGSALTMDKIRTKQVWQSAGLPTARFVRIAAGSDLAAAVRELGLPVFIKPSTEGSSVGVFRVMEQADLQPALDFAAGYAGELLAEQMLTGGEFTVGVVGDVVLPSVRIVPAGDWYDYHAKYIADDTQYICPGLEGADEDAIRALALDGFRAAGCSGWGRVDVMRHGDGRLMLMEVNTAPGMTSHSLVPKAARQLGVEFDELCWRILEQSMPAPNGEARS, encoded by the coding sequence ATGAGCGCGCACGTGTTCCCGCCGCTGCGAATTACCGACCCGCGCGATTTCGGTCGCGTTGCTGTACTGATGGGTGGCAGCAGCGCCGAGCGCGAAGTCTCGCTGAACTCGGGCAGCAATGTGCTCGAAGCCCTGCAGTCGCGCGGCATGGACGCGCATGCGGTGGACGGCATTCCTGCGTTGTTGGACGCGCTGGTGCACGGCAAGTTCGACCGCGTGTTCAACATCCTGCATGGCGGAGACGGCGAAAACGGCGTGCTGCAGGGCCTGCTGGAAGGCTTCGAAGTGCCGTACACCGGCCCCGGCGTGCTGGGCAGCGCGCTGACCATGGACAAGATCCGCACCAAGCAGGTGTGGCAGTCCGCCGGCTTACCAACCGCGCGATTCGTGCGCATCGCGGCGGGCAGCGATCTCGCTGCCGCAGTTCGCGAACTGGGCCTGCCGGTATTCATCAAGCCCTCGACCGAGGGTTCCAGCGTGGGCGTGTTCCGCGTGATGGAGCAGGCCGACCTGCAGCCGGCACTGGATTTTGCTGCCGGTTATGCTGGCGAGCTGCTGGCCGAACAGATGCTCACCGGCGGCGAATTCACCGTGGGTGTGGTGGGTGATGTGGTGCTGCCGTCGGTGCGGATCGTGCCGGCGGGCGACTGGTACGACTACCACGCCAAGTACATCGCCGACGATACCCAGTACATCTGCCCCGGCCTAGAAGGCGCCGATGAAGACGCGATCCGCGCGCTGGCGCTGGATGGTTTTCGCGCCGCAGGTTGCAGCGGTTGGGGCCGGGTGGACGTGATGCGCCATGGTGATGGCCGCCTGATGCTGATGGAAGTGAACACCGCGCCGGGCATGACCAGCCATTCGCTGGTGCCGAAGGCGGCGCGCCAGCTGGGCGTGGAATTCGACGAGTTGTGCTGGCGTATCCTCGAGCAGTCCATGCCCGCCCCGAATGGGGAGGCACGCAGTTGA
- the murC gene encoding UDP-N-acetylmuramate--L-alanine ligase, producing MSVHSLRLQQIGDLAKAFPRVHFVGIGGVGMSGIAEVLCTLGYQVSGSDNADNAVTKRLASLGATVCKGHAAANVLDADCIVVSSAIKPDNPELLEARAQRIPIVPRAEMLAELMRFKRGIAVAGTHGKTTTTSLLASVLAEGGLDPTFVIGGQLLAAGANARLGKGAWLVAEADESDGSFLRLNPAVAIVTNIDADHLENYGGDFEQVKRAFSEFLHRLPFYGLAVLCIDDVEVAALAENTPRHVVTYGFAEHADVRAEDVQQQGGRMHYTLCLPDGSRTACTLALPGKHNVQNALAASAVAWQLGVANEAIARALENFAGIGRRFNQLATLPLEGGGEVVLVDDYGHHPKELAAVFDAARGGWADKRLVVAFQPHRYSRTRDLFDEFAAVLSTVDALVLTEVYPAGEAPIAGADAKSLARSIRTRGRVDPVVVGSAGELGDALAGVLRDGDLLLMMGAGDIGAAAQLIARNGFSGTSPSGAGA from the coding sequence ATGTCCGTCCACAGCCTGCGCCTGCAGCAGATCGGCGATTTGGCCAAGGCGTTCCCGCGCGTGCATTTCGTCGGCATCGGCGGCGTCGGCATGAGCGGAATAGCGGAGGTGCTGTGCACGCTCGGTTACCAGGTCAGCGGTTCGGACAACGCGGACAATGCGGTGACCAAGCGCTTGGCGTCGCTGGGCGCGACCGTGTGCAAAGGTCACGCGGCAGCGAACGTGCTGGATGCCGATTGCATCGTGGTCAGCAGCGCGATCAAGCCGGACAATCCCGAATTGCTGGAAGCGCGCGCGCAACGCATCCCGATCGTCCCGCGTGCGGAGATGCTGGCCGAGCTGATGCGTTTCAAGCGCGGCATCGCGGTGGCCGGTACCCATGGCAAGACCACGACCACCTCCTTGCTTGCAAGCGTGCTGGCCGAAGGTGGCCTGGATCCGACCTTCGTCATCGGCGGCCAGTTGCTTGCGGCCGGCGCCAACGCGCGGCTGGGCAAGGGCGCCTGGCTGGTGGCCGAAGCCGACGAAAGCGACGGCAGCTTCCTGCGCCTGAACCCTGCCGTCGCCATCGTCACCAATATCGATGCCGATCATTTGGAGAACTACGGCGGCGACTTCGAGCAGGTCAAGCGGGCCTTCTCCGAATTCCTGCACCGGCTGCCGTTCTACGGATTGGCCGTGCTGTGCATCGACGATGTCGAAGTCGCGGCGCTGGCCGAGAACACCCCGCGCCACGTGGTGACCTACGGTTTCGCCGAGCATGCCGACGTGCGCGCCGAAGACGTGCAGCAGCAGGGCGGGCGCATGCACTACACGCTGTGCCTGCCGGATGGTTCGCGCACCGCCTGCACCTTGGCCTTGCCTGGCAAGCACAACGTGCAGAATGCGCTGGCGGCGTCCGCGGTGGCATGGCAGCTGGGCGTGGCCAATGAAGCCATCGCCCGCGCGCTGGAGAATTTCGCCGGCATCGGCCGTCGCTTCAACCAACTGGCGACATTGCCGCTGGAAGGCGGTGGCGAGGTGGTGCTGGTCGACGATTACGGCCACCATCCGAAGGAGCTCGCCGCGGTATTCGACGCGGCGCGTGGCGGTTGGGCGGACAAGCGGCTGGTCGTTGCGTTCCAGCCGCATCGCTACTCGCGTACGCGCGACCTGTTCGACGAATTCGCGGCAGTGCTGTCGACCGTCGATGCGCTGGTGCTGACCGAGGTGTATCCGGCCGGCGAAGCACCGATCGCCGGTGCCGATGCCAAGTCGTTGGCGCGCTCGATCCGCACCCGCGGCCGTGTCGATCCGGTGGTGGTCGGCAGCGCCGGCGAACTGGGCGACGCATTGGCCGGCGTGCTGCGAGACGGCGACCTGCTGCTGATGATGGGCGCGGGCGATATCGGCGCGGCCGCGCAGCTGATTGCGCGCAACGGTTTCAGCGGAACATCCCCTTCAGGAGCCGGCGCATGA
- the ftsW gene encoding putative lipid II flippase FtsW: MSATTFDTPRQATRVDDIGGRFDPWLLGVSIALACFGVVMVGSAAVAGAGMDVGPWYFLNKHAMFLAGGLVLAAIAMRTELKTVEQHSQLLLLACFALLLMVYVPGLGSTVNGAKRWINLGISKFQVVEAVKVLYIVWLASYLKRYSEDVAVTWTAMLKPVGVVGALVVLLLLQPDFGSSVLLLGITTCMLLLGGAPIQRIALPIFLLVPALVLLVVFEPYRMRRVTSFMDPWQDQLGAGYQLSNALMAIGRGEWFGVGLGASVQKLNYLPEAHTDFIFSVIAEELGFAGVCAVIGMYVLLAGRAFWLGLKCVEMKRHFAGYIAFGIALWMSLQSCVSIGVNMGLLPTKGLTLPLISSGGSSVLMTCAALGLLLRVSYEYERAARQVAKLRGVATGPSVGTAPQTSQPPIPADATTRGTSRLRQRVEPSMGTSSESAALSALRRSR; the protein is encoded by the coding sequence ATGAGTGCCACGACCTTCGACACGCCACGCCAGGCCACCCGCGTCGATGATATCGGCGGTCGCTTCGACCCGTGGCTGCTGGGCGTGTCGATCGCGTTGGCCTGCTTCGGCGTAGTGATGGTCGGTTCGGCCGCCGTCGCCGGTGCCGGCATGGACGTCGGGCCGTGGTATTTCCTGAATAAGCACGCGATGTTCCTGGCCGGCGGTTTGGTGTTGGCCGCCATCGCCATGCGCACCGAGCTGAAGACCGTCGAGCAGCACAGCCAGTTGCTGCTGCTGGCCTGTTTCGCCTTGTTGCTGATGGTGTACGTGCCGGGGCTGGGCAGCACGGTCAATGGCGCCAAGCGCTGGATCAACCTGGGCATCTCCAAGTTTCAGGTGGTGGAAGCGGTCAAGGTGCTCTACATCGTGTGGCTGGCGAGTTACCTGAAGCGCTACAGCGAGGACGTGGCGGTCACCTGGACGGCAATGCTCAAGCCGGTGGGCGTGGTCGGCGCACTGGTGGTGCTGCTGCTGCTGCAACCGGACTTCGGTTCCTCGGTGCTGCTGCTGGGCATCACCACCTGCATGCTGTTGCTGGGTGGTGCGCCGATCCAGCGCATCGCGCTGCCGATCTTCCTGTTGGTGCCGGCGTTGGTGCTGTTGGTGGTGTTCGAACCCTATCGCATGCGTCGCGTCACCTCGTTCATGGACCCGTGGCAGGACCAGTTAGGCGCCGGTTACCAGCTGAGCAATGCACTGATGGCGATCGGCCGCGGCGAATGGTTCGGCGTGGGCTTGGGCGCTTCGGTGCAGAAGCTGAATTACCTGCCGGAAGCGCATACCGATTTCATTTTTTCGGTGATCGCCGAGGAGCTCGGTTTTGCCGGCGTGTGCGCGGTGATCGGCATGTACGTGTTGCTGGCCGGCCGTGCGTTCTGGCTGGGCCTGAAGTGCGTGGAGATGAAGCGTCATTTCGCCGGTTACATTGCGTTCGGCATCGCGCTGTGGATGTCGCTGCAAAGTTGCGTCTCGATCGGCGTGAACATGGGCCTGCTGCCGACCAAGGGCTTGACCTTGCCGCTGATCTCCTCTGGTGGCTCGTCGGTGCTGATGACGTGCGCCGCGCTTGGACTGCTGTTGCGCGTCTCCTACGAATACGAGCGCGCCGCGCGGCAAGTCGCGAAACTGCGCGGCGTGGCGACCGGCCCGTCGGTGGGCACGGCGCCACAGACTTCGCAGCCGCCGATTCCTGCGGACGCGACCACGCGAGGCACCAGCCGCCTGCGCCAGCGTGTCGAGCCCAGCATGGGCACGTCTTCCGAATCCGCCGCCCTCTCCGCATTGCGGAGGTCGCGTTGA
- the mraY gene encoding phospho-N-acetylmuramoyl-pentapeptide-transferase, whose product MLLELTRWLEQLQGHFGLFNYLTFRAILGALTALAFSLWWGPRMIRYLGTLKGGQPIRKDGPQSHFSKAGTPTMGGSLILLSIAASVLLWADLRNKYVWVVLVIMVGFGAIGWWDDWIKIVRRDPNGMKSRTKYALQSLLGLAAGIYLYAYADVPAATTFYVPFFKSIALPLVGVSFVAIAYFWIVGFSNAVNLTDGLDGLAIMPTVLVACALGVFAYASGNAVFAEYLQIPRVPGAGELVVFCAAIAGAGLGFLWFNTYPAMVFMGDIGALALGAVLGTIAVIVRQELVLVIMGGIFVIETLSVMIQVASFKLTGKRVFRMAPIHHHFELKGWPEPRVIVRFWIISVVLVLVGLATLKIR is encoded by the coding sequence ATGCTGCTTGAGCTAACCCGTTGGCTGGAGCAGTTGCAGGGCCATTTTGGCCTGTTCAACTACCTGACCTTCCGTGCCATTCTTGGTGCACTCACTGCGCTCGCGTTCTCGCTGTGGTGGGGGCCGCGGATGATTCGCTACCTGGGCACGCTGAAGGGCGGCCAGCCGATCCGCAAGGATGGCCCGCAATCGCATTTCTCCAAGGCCGGTACGCCGACCATGGGAGGCTCGCTGATCCTGTTGTCCATCGCGGCCTCCGTGCTGCTGTGGGCCGATCTCCGCAACAAGTATGTCTGGGTCGTGTTGGTGATCATGGTCGGCTTCGGCGCGATCGGCTGGTGGGACGACTGGATCAAGATCGTCAGGCGCGATCCGAACGGGATGAAGTCGCGCACCAAGTACGCGCTGCAGTCGCTGCTCGGCCTGGCCGCCGGCATCTACCTGTACGCCTATGCCGACGTGCCGGCGGCAACCACCTTCTATGTGCCGTTCTTCAAGTCGATCGCACTGCCGTTGGTAGGGGTCAGTTTCGTCGCCATCGCGTATTTCTGGATCGTCGGTTTCTCCAACGCGGTCAACCTGACCGATGGCCTGGATGGCCTGGCGATCATGCCGACCGTGCTGGTGGCGTGTGCGCTGGGCGTGTTCGCCTATGCCTCTGGCAACGCCGTGTTCGCCGAATACCTGCAGATCCCACGGGTGCCGGGTGCAGGTGAACTTGTCGTGTTCTGCGCGGCGATCGCCGGCGCGGGCCTGGGCTTTCTGTGGTTCAACACCTATCCCGCCATGGTGTTCATGGGCGACATCGGTGCGCTGGCGTTGGGTGCGGTACTGGGCACCATCGCGGTGATCGTGCGCCAGGAGCTGGTGTTGGTGATCATGGGCGGCATCTTCGTCATCGAGACCCTGTCGGTGATGATCCAGGTCGCCAGCTTCAAGCTCACCGGCAAGCGCGTGTTCCGGATGGCGCCGATCCACCACCACTTCGAACTGAAGGGTTGGCCGGAACCGCGCGTGATCGTGCGCTTCTGGATCATCAGCGTGGTGCTGGTGCTGGTCGGTCTCGCCACGTTGAAGATCCGCTGA